One Palaemon carinicauda isolate YSFRI2023 chromosome 4, ASM3689809v2, whole genome shotgun sequence DNA segment encodes these proteins:
- the LOC137640261 gene encoding pseudouridylate synthase 1 homolog isoform X2, translated as MEAKSDSSSGAPPEQGGTGIKRPLEPEMREEYVKRIQLDPVPEEVDSVRRKRRKYALLLSYSGKGYLGMQRNPGFRTIEGDLLDAMKHANLMTDEGLQCPQMFQFQRAARTDKGVSAAKQVVSVKLPDDVPDMVNEVNKHLCDQIRVMAIRRTTKGFNCKTWCDSRTYSYMCPTFAFASLEEITKEDYRITPDVLEKLRSTLKVYKGTHNFHNFTARKKFQEDSAKRYIIDIECGDPFERESIEWVTIRIKGQSFMLHQIRKMVGLAIAVLRGLASPDVISKAWGKDRVDVPIAPSLGLVLEEPHYDKYNLRYGSDGIHEALSWDEASKKIEEFREKYINSTIISTEIQEKSMLKWLETLPLHTYDVREIPGDEVTEAPSNQQSTRSAFGRAKVRLNMSQNSDDEEADEDDGDLDQYRIVPKENEGKVDKKSEASNGDEVGVNGICSKEKTAEKTDTTEITKE; from the exons TGTTAGGAGAAAGCGCAGGAAGTACGCCCTCTTGCTGTCCTACTCCGGAAAAGGCTATTTGGGTATGCAGAG gAATCCTGGATTTAGAACAATTGAAGGAGATTTATTAGATGCAATGAAGCATGCCAACTTGATGACGGATGAAGGCCTGCAATGTCCGCAGATGTTCCAGTTTCAGCGGGCAGCACGCACAGACAAAGGCGTGTCTGCTGCTAAACAAGTTGTATCTGTTAAGTTAC CTGATGATGTGCCAGATATGGTGAATGAAGTTAACAAACACTTATGCGACCAGATCCGAGTTATGGCTATTCGACGCACAACCAAAGGCTTCAACTGCAAGACTTGGTGTGATTCACGCACATATTCTTATATGTGTCCCACCTTTGCCTTTGCTTCATTGGAAGAA ATAACCAAAGAAGACTATCGCATTACACCAGATGTTCTTGAGAAGTTAAGGAGTACGTTGAAGGTTTATAAAGGAACTCATAATTTCCACAATTTTACTGCTCGGAA AAAGTTCCAAGAAGATAGTGCAAAACGTTATATCATTGACATCGAGTGTGGTGATCCATTTGAACGCGAATCTATAGAATGGGTTACAATTAGAATTAAAG GTCAAAGTTTTATGTTACATCAGATAAGAAAAATGGTGGGACTTGCAATAGCAGTTCTTCGGGGATTAGCCAGCCCAGACGTGATTAGCAAGGCATGGGGAAAGGACCGTGTGGATGTGCCAATAGCTCCAAGTCTTGGCTTGGTGCTAGAGGAACCTCATTATGATAAATACAATCTGAGATATGGCTCCGATGGTATCCATGAA GCTCTGAGTTGGGACGAAGCATCCAAGAAGATCGAAGAGTTTCGTGAAAAATACATCAACTCGACAATCATCAGTACTGAGATTCAGGAAAAATCAATGCTTAAATGGCTAGAAACATTACCCTTACACACATATGACGTCCGAGAGATTCCAGGTGATGAAGTAACTGAAGCTCCAAGTAATCAGCAATCC ACAAGAAGTGCATTTGGAAGAGCAAAGGTTAGATTGAACATGAGTCAGAATAGTGACGATGAAGAAGCTGATGAAGACGATGGTGACCTTGACCAGTATCGAATAGTTCcaaaagaaaatgaaggaaaagtTGACAAGAAGAGCGAGGCTTCCAATGGTGATGAAGTGGGTGTGAATGGTATTTGTAGCAAAGAAAAGACTGCCGAGAAAACAGATACCACTGAAATTACAAAGGAATAA